A single genomic interval of Spirosoma linguale DSM 74 harbors:
- a CDS encoding Glycoside hydrolase, family 20, catalytic core (PFAM: Glycoside hydrolase, family 20, catalytic core~KEGG: smt:Smal_3427 beta-N-acetylhexosaminidase) — protein sequence MGTSKCSRQNTMKSLWISCFFVYGWLGVASAQQRATLLPAPQSVQYGQGALPVRTLTLYVAPNASADVAFALNELKNLLTERSGKPVQSGSSATASTVRYLVRTAGQELPGTHEATTGNTREQYTLTITRKGIDINAQTSTGLYYAVQTIRQLIQGQGPQAFLPFVTISDQPKLAYRGVMMDFAHGGLLTVAEIKKQIDFLARWKTNQYYFYNEVSIQLEGFPTLNYKASYSQAQIKHIIAYARERHIDVIPFVNFYGHLHELIRNEKYASLGIGQYGHELDPRNPAVQTLLKNWIRQYTSLFQSPFIHVGFDETWETKRLANAAPTRLDPEALYSQQLTFVSNEFRQYGKTLLAWTDMNAFYPNVLAKFPKDVIPVIWEYSPDTTAISKYLNPVLKEQKPFFIQPAVSGWGHVYPAADYTYENINLCLKAGLQHNTLGFITSVWTDSVEPFVRASWLFMAYGCIAAWQGTVPDKTTFTGHYSSVVYPSVAPDIQAAFDHIATAGQYLEKCLGKNTQSMPRGTLVESWSNPFSAYYLANTTEHKADFQQVRTHTEEAQEKLIQALKQANPSDTSFIQSMLVSARLINYSASRFLWARAIVDRWNDGMIAQPKDDYVFYDLTYPCHSLLVDAMDETGELKQAYAQAWLSENMPYRLNTMLGRFDTDFGLWRKLHLNVLDYKIQKKTGPLQSFELMFTPDF from the coding sequence ATGGGCACGAGCAAATGCTCGCGCCAGAATACCATGAAAAGCCTCTGGATCAGTTGTTTTTTCGTTTATGGCTGGCTTGGCGTAGCCTCGGCGCAGCAGCGTGCTACCTTGCTGCCAGCCCCGCAGTCTGTTCAGTATGGACAGGGGGCGCTGCCGGTCCGGACCCTGACCCTGTATGTGGCCCCCAACGCATCGGCCGATGTAGCTTTTGCCTTGAATGAACTTAAGAATCTACTCACCGAGCGCTCCGGCAAACCCGTACAATCAGGTTCGTCCGCCACGGCATCCACGGTTCGGTATCTGGTCAGAACAGCCGGGCAGGAGTTGCCGGGCACCCACGAGGCTACCACTGGAAATACGCGTGAGCAGTATACGCTCACGATTACCCGGAAAGGCATCGACATTAACGCCCAAACCTCAACGGGTCTGTACTACGCCGTGCAAACGATTCGCCAGTTGATACAAGGACAGGGCCCACAGGCTTTTCTGCCCTTTGTCACGATCAGCGATCAGCCCAAACTGGCTTACCGCGGAGTGATGATGGACTTTGCGCATGGCGGTTTGCTGACGGTGGCCGAAATCAAAAAGCAGATCGACTTTCTGGCCCGCTGGAAAACCAACCAATATTATTTCTACAATGAGGTCAGCATTCAGTTGGAAGGATTCCCGACCCTGAACTACAAGGCAAGTTATTCGCAGGCCCAGATCAAACACATTATCGCCTACGCCCGCGAACGGCATATAGACGTCATTCCGTTCGTTAACTTCTACGGGCACCTGCACGAGCTGATTCGCAACGAGAAATACGCGTCGCTGGGCATCGGACAGTACGGGCATGAACTGGACCCGCGTAACCCGGCCGTGCAGACACTCCTCAAAAACTGGATCAGGCAATACACGAGCCTGTTCCAAAGCCCGTTCATTCACGTTGGCTTCGACGAAACCTGGGAAACCAAACGGCTGGCCAATGCCGCCCCAACCCGGCTGGACCCCGAAGCGCTGTATAGTCAGCAACTTACGTTCGTGAGCAACGAGTTCAGGCAGTACGGCAAAACGCTGCTGGCCTGGACAGACATGAACGCCTTTTACCCGAACGTTCTGGCCAAATTCCCCAAAGATGTCATCCCCGTTATCTGGGAATATTCGCCCGATACGACGGCCATCAGCAAGTACCTGAATCCGGTTCTGAAAGAGCAGAAACCATTTTTTATTCAGCCCGCCGTTTCTGGCTGGGGGCATGTTTACCCCGCTGCCGACTATACCTACGAAAATATAAATCTGTGCCTGAAAGCGGGCCTTCAGCACAACACCCTGGGCTTTATCACCTCGGTCTGGACCGACTCTGTCGAGCCGTTTGTCCGGGCATCCTGGCTCTTTATGGCCTATGGCTGCATAGCTGCCTGGCAGGGTACAGTACCCGACAAAACCACCTTTACCGGGCACTATAGCTCGGTCGTTTACCCATCGGTAGCACCGGATATACAGGCGGCTTTCGACCATATTGCCACCGCTGGTCAGTACCTCGAAAAATGCCTGGGAAAGAATACCCAGAGTATGCCCAGGGGTACGCTCGTGGAAAGCTGGTCGAATCCGTTTTCGGCTTATTACCTGGCAAATACAACCGAACACAAAGCCGACTTTCAGCAAGTTCGCACCCATACCGAGGAGGCTCAGGAAAAGCTGATCCAGGCCCTTAAGCAGGCAAATCCGTCCGATACCAGTTTCATTCAGTCGATGCTGGTATCGGCCCGGCTGATCAACTATTCGGCCAGTCGTTTTTTGTGGGCCAGAGCCATTGTAGACCGCTGGAACGATGGCATGATAGCCCAACCGAAGGATGATTACGTATTCTATGATCTGACCTACCCGTGCCACAGCTTACTAGTCGATGCCATGGACGAAACGGGCGAACTAAAACAAGCGTACGCCCAGGCCTGGCTATCGGAGAATATGCCGTACCGGCTGAACACCATGCTGGGTCGGTTCGATACAGATTTCGGCCTTTGGCGGAAGCTCCATTTGAATGTGCTTGACTATAAGATTCAGAAAAAGACCGGCCCCCTACAATCCTTTGAGTTGATGTTTACCCCTGATTTTTAG
- a CDS encoding short-chain dehydrogenase/reductase SDR (PFAM: short-chain dehydrogenase/reductase SDR; KR domain protein; NAD-dependent epimerase/dehydratase~KEGG: hypothetical protein) encodes MGEFSGQVVLVTGAASGIGLSIARKLLGEGARVGLLDANESALQNAFATYGPDAVLIGIDITDEGRVAQAVTQVHEQFGKIDALINCVGITGITNVQSHEVSSENLHKVFEVNFMSSFYTSKAVLPLMLARNYGRILHIASIAGKEGNAGMLAYSASKAAVICMAKVQGKEYAERGITVNALAPAVIQTPLVDAMPEVQVKYMTDKIPMKRCGTLDEAANLAAYIVSPKNSFTTGFTFDLSGGRATY; translated from the coding sequence ATGGGAGAATTTTCTGGACAGGTTGTCCTCGTTACCGGGGCTGCATCGGGAATCGGGTTATCCATCGCACGCAAATTACTCGGCGAAGGAGCCCGGGTCGGCCTGCTCGACGCTAACGAAAGCGCCTTACAAAACGCATTTGCCACTTATGGCCCGGATGCGGTATTGATTGGTATCGACATTACCGACGAAGGCCGGGTAGCCCAGGCCGTTACCCAGGTTCATGAGCAGTTTGGCAAGATCGACGCCCTCATCAACTGTGTGGGTATTACCGGCATCACGAACGTGCAAAGTCATGAGGTGAGCAGCGAAAATCTGCACAAGGTATTTGAGGTCAACTTCATGAGCAGTTTCTACACCTCGAAGGCAGTACTGCCCCTGATGCTGGCCCGTAATTATGGTCGCATCCTGCACATTGCCTCCATTGCGGGCAAAGAAGGAAACGCGGGTATGCTGGCCTACTCGGCCTCAAAAGCTGCCGTGATCTGCATGGCTAAAGTGCAGGGGAAAGAATACGCCGAACGGGGCATTACGGTCAATGCCCTGGCACCGGCAGTCATTCAAACGCCACTGGTCGACGCCATGCCCGAGGTGCAGGTCAAGTATATGACGGATAAAATCCCGATGAAACGCTGTGGTACGCTCGACGAAGCTGCGAATCTGGCGGCCTACATTGTATCGCCCAAAAACAGTTTTACCACCGGTTTCACCTTCGACTTATCGGGGGGCCGGGCAACCTATTAG
- a CDS encoding dihydrodipicolinate synthetase (PFAM: dihydrodipicolinate synthetase~KEGG: rpi:Rpic_3006 dihydrodipicolinate synthetase) produces the protein MTYTDNELFGVVPIIPTPFTENEEIDEDALRRLIDFAIDGGIKAVCLPAYASEFYKLTDDEKLQVVRVAVERAAGRLKIVAQSNHPSLKVAIKLAQANVKAGADVISLAVPRIFSLPESSLKAYLSEFLQSIPDTPVLIQDFNPGGSSISVGFIKELMDENPNFKYLKLEEPLCAPKFESIIQATNDRIGLFEGWGGLYMLELVPIGIRGVMPGLAVADILQKIFTLRSGGDDTKAFELFERVMPQIFFSLQNMELFHYAEKELLIARGVLSNSIARKAAYIPDPSSVSYIRELNQRILDIVGDEKYAIRPVENSIV, from the coding sequence ATGACGTACACAGACAACGAACTGTTTGGCGTAGTACCCATTATTCCAACACCCTTCACCGAAAATGAGGAGATCGACGAAGACGCGCTCCGACGTTTAATTGACTTTGCCATCGATGGCGGTATCAAGGCCGTGTGCCTGCCCGCCTACGCCAGCGAATTTTACAAACTGACCGACGACGAAAAACTACAGGTTGTGCGGGTGGCAGTAGAACGGGCTGCGGGCCGGTTGAAGATCGTGGCTCAGTCGAACCATCCATCGCTGAAAGTAGCCATCAAACTGGCGCAGGCCAACGTAAAGGCCGGTGCCGATGTTATCTCGCTGGCCGTTCCGCGGATATTCAGCCTGCCAGAAAGCTCCCTGAAGGCTTATCTGTCGGAGTTTTTGCAGTCGATTCCGGATACACCCGTGCTGATTCAGGATTTTAACCCCGGCGGGTCGTCGATCAGTGTCGGGTTTATTAAAGAGCTGATGGACGAAAATCCCAACTTCAAATACCTGAAGCTGGAAGAGCCCCTGTGTGCGCCCAAATTTGAAAGTATCATTCAGGCGACCAACGACAGGATTGGGCTGTTTGAAGGCTGGGGCGGCCTGTACATGCTCGAACTGGTACCCATTGGCATTCGGGGAGTGATGCCGGGTCTGGCCGTTGCCGATATTCTGCAAAAGATTTTCACCCTGCGTTCCGGCGGAGACGATACCAAAGCCTTTGAGCTGTTCGAACGGGTAATGCCGCAGATTTTCTTCTCGCTGCAAAACATGGAGCTGTTTCATTATGCCGAGAAGGAACTGCTGATAGCCCGGGGGGTACTGAGTAACAGCATAGCCCGCAAAGCCGCCTACATCCCCGACCCATCGTCGGTCAGCTACATCCGGGAGCTGAACCAGCGCATTCTGGACATCGTCGGCGACGAAAAATATGCGATCCGACCGGTAGAGAACAGTATTGTCTAG
- a CDS encoding protein of unknown function DUF6 transmembrane (PFAM: protein of unknown function DUF6 transmembrane~KEGG: fph:Fphi_1728 drug/metabolite transporter superfamily protein), translated as MNKSIQSWSILFFCNLIWAFHFTSIKLTQAQVGPYFTVWAPMLLATIFLGPFVIRDFRKGGKKLTDSLIFVQLAALGAFPSQVLMTWGTQYSLASNAAILVMTLPVITAVFAFLILKEKMNAARWISFAIAIIGVALCSTDDIKRVDLSSRYALGNALIFLAILGNAYYNVGCKKVSGQYTEMEMVFYTYLVMSILLTPLVLYYEPEMFARVPFFTTNTWIGMISLTLFHNFLSMLLFFKALKNLDATQVALSNYLITFMGLPIAAIWLGETLNQQAIIGGLLVLASTLILSIVDTKVQQKKVANQNQEPAKL; from the coding sequence ATGAACAAGTCAATTCAATCGTGGTCTATCCTGTTTTTTTGCAACCTGATCTGGGCCTTTCATTTCACCAGCATTAAGCTGACCCAGGCGCAGGTGGGGCCGTATTTCACGGTTTGGGCACCTATGCTCCTGGCCACTATTTTTCTGGGCCCCTTTGTGATCCGGGACTTCCGCAAGGGCGGCAAGAAGTTGACCGACAGCCTGATCTTCGTGCAGCTGGCGGCTCTGGGCGCTTTCCCCTCGCAGGTACTGATGACCTGGGGCACGCAGTATTCGCTGGCCAGCAACGCAGCCATTCTGGTCATGACGCTACCCGTTATTACGGCCGTGTTCGCCTTCCTGATTTTGAAAGAAAAGATGAATGCCGCCCGCTGGATCAGCTTTGCCATCGCCATCATCGGGGTAGCCCTCTGCTCAACCGACGACATTAAACGGGTGGATCTCAGTTCGCGCTATGCGCTGGGCAACGCCCTCATTTTTCTGGCCATTCTTGGTAATGCCTATTACAACGTGGGCTGCAAAAAAGTATCGGGTCAGTACACCGAAATGGAGATGGTTTTTTACACCTATCTGGTCATGTCCATTCTGCTGACTCCGCTGGTGCTGTACTACGAGCCTGAGATGTTTGCCCGGGTGCCATTCTTTACCACAAACACCTGGATCGGCATGATCTCGCTCACACTTTTCCACAACTTCCTGTCGATGCTCCTTTTTTTCAAAGCCCTGAAAAATCTGGACGCCACACAGGTTGCCTTGTCCAACTACCTCATCACGTTTATGGGCTTACCCATTGCCGCCATCTGGCTTGGCGAAACCCTGAACCAACAGGCCATTATCGGCGGACTGCTCGTGCTGGCCTCAACGCTTATCCTATCCATTGTCGATACTAAAGTACAACAAAAGAAAGTAGCTAATCAAAATCAAGAACCGGCAAAGTTATGA
- a CDS encoding Mandelate racemase/muconate lactonizing protein (PFAM: Mandelate racemase/muconate lactonizing protein~KEGG: pcr:Pcryo_1270 mandelate racemase/muconate lactonizing enzyme), which yields MTVIQSIKATEVIVPARPGSLNSDEVVDGDSAFAQKFLTGERWTEFANQPKWVLELTLANGLTGIGETYRSASGELLRLAMQELAGQDVLKLNWRRLPIADQRIYEAFESAVLDVVGKLLNVPVALLLGGAYRDRIDCFGWTGRRTPEEAAQKAYDAMQKGHKAFKFKCSDEDPVRLWTEAIRDKCGDGIKILLDPNQRWTDVDTTLRLMDGVDKTIMLGLEDPILHNDVAGYKYLRETLGIPMYRHISLPYTQDIRAMIDFVRADAVDGYNINGSAYNSVLLAEIAHLEGKSCWRGSEVDLGISETMGLHIAAASINCTIPSDLFGELVRTDDLIAEPIRFEDGAALVPQDAGLGIELDYAALNTFKTGQTLLISV from the coding sequence ATGACTGTCATTCAATCCATAAAGGCTACTGAAGTTATTGTTCCGGCCAGACCGGGCAGCCTGAACTCCGACGAAGTAGTCGACGGGGATTCGGCCTTTGCCCAAAAATTCCTGACGGGTGAGCGGTGGACGGAGTTTGCCAACCAACCCAAGTGGGTTCTTGAACTCACGCTGGCCAATGGCCTGACCGGTATTGGCGAAACCTACCGCAGTGCCTCCGGCGAGTTGCTCCGACTGGCCATGCAGGAACTGGCAGGGCAGGATGTGCTGAAGCTGAACTGGCGACGGCTACCCATTGCGGACCAGCGCATTTACGAAGCCTTTGAATCGGCGGTGCTGGACGTGGTAGGCAAGCTGCTGAACGTACCGGTGGCGCTGCTGCTGGGTGGCGCTTACCGCGACCGAATCGACTGCTTCGGCTGGACGGGACGGCGAACGCCCGAAGAGGCCGCCCAAAAAGCCTACGACGCCATGCAGAAAGGCCATAAGGCGTTCAAATTCAAGTGTTCCGACGAAGATCCCGTTCGGCTCTGGACGGAGGCAATTCGGGACAAGTGCGGTGACGGCATTAAAATTCTGCTCGACCCCAACCAGCGCTGGACTGACGTTGACACTACCCTCCGCCTGATGGACGGCGTCGACAAAACCATCATGCTGGGCCTGGAAGACCCCATCCTGCACAATGATGTTGCCGGGTACAAATACCTGCGCGAAACCCTCGGGATACCCATGTATCGGCATATTTCGCTGCCTTACACGCAGGACATCCGCGCCATGATTGACTTTGTCCGCGCCGATGCGGTGGATGGCTACAACATCAACGGGTCGGCCTACAACTCGGTACTGCTGGCCGAAATCGCCCACCTGGAAGGCAAATCCTGCTGGCGGGGCTCAGAGGTCGACCTGGGAATTTCAGAAACGATGGGCCTGCACATTGCCGCAGCCAGCATTAACTGTACCATCCCTTCCGATCTGTTTGGCGAGCTTGTCCGCACCGACGACCTGATTGCGGAGCCCATCCGATTTGAGGATGGAGCGGCTTTAGTGCCTCAGGACGCGGGTCTGGGTATCGAACTGGATTATGCCGCCCTGAATACCTTTAAAACAGGACAAACCTTACTCATCAGTGTATGA
- a CDS encoding 3-hydroxyacyl-CoA dehydrogenase NAD-binding protein (PFAM: 3-hydroxyacyl-CoA dehydrogenase NAD-binding; 3-hydroxyacyl-CoA dehydrogenase domain protein~KEGG: ara:Arad_8405 3-hydroxybutyryl-CoA dehydrogenase protein) — MTQKIDIGTVGLGLMGSSIATCILAAGHAVTSLIKEIDTADEARVRILGYLHQLDQEGLLLETPEQIIERLTITDDVSLLSDHTIVIESITESLDEKKALYHQLEAVLSPTAIIGSNTSAIPVSVLQSGLKHPERLLGIHWAEPAHITRFMEVICGKDSDPASASEIVALAESWGKEPSLLRKDIRGFITNRIMYAMLRESFHLVENGYATIEDVDRSLRNDLGYWITFAGPFRFMDLTGIPAYLTVMKDLFPELSNNPVTPKLMEELVASGAKGVQNAQGFYPYTPESAKEWEEKFIDFSYDIRKLAQKYTPTPAEEAK; from the coding sequence ATGACACAGAAAATAGACATAGGAACGGTAGGCTTGGGCTTGATGGGCAGCAGCATTGCCACCTGCATCCTGGCGGCTGGCCATGCGGTTACGTCGCTGATCAAAGAGATTGACACGGCCGACGAAGCGCGGGTCCGCATCCTGGGTTACCTGCATCAGCTCGATCAGGAAGGTTTGTTACTCGAAACGCCCGAACAGATCATCGAGCGGCTTACCATCACCGACGATGTTTCGTTACTGAGCGATCATACCATTGTGATTGAGTCGATTACGGAGAGCCTGGACGAGAAGAAAGCCCTCTATCACCAACTGGAAGCGGTTCTCTCCCCTACCGCCATCATTGGCAGCAACACCTCGGCCATTCCGGTATCGGTATTGCAGAGCGGCCTGAAGCACCCCGAACGGCTGCTTGGAATCCACTGGGCCGAACCGGCGCACATTACCCGGTTTATGGAAGTCATTTGCGGCAAAGACTCCGATCCGGCTTCGGCCAGCGAGATCGTCGCCCTGGCCGAAAGCTGGGGAAAAGAGCCTTCGCTGCTCAGGAAAGACATTCGGGGGTTCATTACCAACCGGATCATGTACGCCATGCTCCGGGAATCGTTCCATCTGGTCGAAAATGGCTACGCCACCATCGAAGATGTGGACCGCTCACTTCGCAATGACCTGGGCTACTGGATCACCTTCGCCGGGCCGTTCCGGTTCATGGACCTCACCGGCATCCCGGCTTACCTGACCGTCATGAAAGACCTTTTTCCGGAACTGAGTAACAACCCCGTAACCCCGAAGCTGATGGAAGAGCTGGTGGCGTCGGGCGCCAAAGGTGTACAGAATGCGCAGGGTTTTTACCCCTATACGCCCGAATCGGCTAAAGAGTGGGAAGAGAAATTCATCGATTTCAGCTACGATATACGGAAGCTGGCCCAAAAATATACCCCAACCCCTGCCGAAGAAGCAAAATGA
- a CDS encoding Endoribonuclease L-PSP (PFAM: Endoribonuclease L-PSP~KEGG: glo:Glov_2283 endoribonuclease L-PSP) encodes MSKLEIKHPDKAANTGAYSAGVLAGDLLFISGQGPLDLATGAVQHGTIEEETLLTLSHIRKIVEAAGGSIDDIVKCTVHLEDMREFDRYDAAYGSFFSGIRPARTTVQSVLSDGIKIEIDAIARISGR; translated from the coding sequence ATGAGTAAACTGGAAATCAAACATCCCGATAAGGCCGCCAATACGGGTGCCTATTCGGCGGGGGTGCTGGCAGGTGACCTGCTGTTTATCAGCGGACAGGGCCCGCTGGATTTGGCAACGGGAGCAGTGCAGCACGGAACCATTGAAGAAGAAACCCTGCTCACGCTGTCGCACATCCGCAAGATTGTGGAAGCGGCTGGCGGCAGCATCGACGATATTGTAAAGTGTACCGTCCATCTGGAAGACATGCGTGAGTTCGACCGCTACGATGCCGCCTATGGTTCGTTTTTTAGTGGCATACGCCCGGCCCGTACCACAGTTCAGTCGGTGTTGTCGGACGGGATCAAAATCGAAATTGACGCCATTGCCCGAATTTCCGGCAGATAA
- a CDS encoding Creatininase (PFAM: Creatininase~KEGG: avi:Avi_3547 creatinine amidohydrolase): MTFSELSYPQINSHKDKVLVLPIAAMEQHGPHLSVSTDTDIVTRLAVEAEKALPNLVLLCPTLPYGSSHHHLSFGGTMSLDPELYTQVISCLVESLILSGHQRIVLLNGHGGNITPVKQALAVLSRRFDASHKPTLALATYWELAGSVFAGEPPMESPALSHACEYETSLMLHLFPEKVWMDRAERARRPERNGYIGWEDDEPYRGVTVFKQTEFISGNGSSGEPQRGTPEKGKHLFGHAVAALVQFLESFRTWPLSENLATKS; encoded by the coding sequence ATGACGTTTTCTGAACTTAGCTACCCACAAATTAACAGCCATAAAGACAAGGTCCTTGTGCTGCCCATTGCCGCTATGGAGCAGCACGGACCTCATCTTTCGGTCTCTACCGATACCGATATTGTTACCCGGCTGGCGGTGGAGGCCGAAAAAGCCCTGCCCAACCTGGTGCTGCTCTGTCCTACCCTGCCGTATGGATCAAGCCATCATCATCTCTCATTCGGCGGTACGATGAGTCTGGACCCGGAACTATACACGCAGGTAATTAGCTGTCTGGTAGAATCGCTGATCCTCAGCGGGCATCAGCGGATTGTGCTCCTGAACGGACATGGGGGCAACATCACGCCCGTAAAACAGGCACTGGCCGTATTGAGCAGACGCTTCGATGCAAGTCATAAGCCAACCCTGGCGCTGGCAACGTACTGGGAACTGGCCGGTTCCGTTTTTGCAGGCGAACCACCGATGGAAAGCCCCGCCCTGAGTCATGCCTGTGAATACGAAACGAGTCTGATGCTGCACCTTTTTCCCGAAAAAGTCTGGATGGACCGGGCCGAACGGGCACGGCGACCGGAGCGAAACGGCTACATCGGCTGGGAAGACGACGAGCCGTATCGGGGTGTAACCGTATTTAAACAAACCGAATTTATTTCGGGCAATGGCAGCAGTGGCGAACCCCAGCGGGGCACGCCCGAAAAAGGTAAACATCTGTTCGGCCATGCTGTAGCGGCACTGGTCCAGTTTCTGGAATCCTTTAGAACCTGGCCGTTATCTGAAAACCTGGCAACAAAATCATGA